The following is a genomic window from Pseudomonas promysalinigenes.
TCCGGTAGCAGATCGATGCCGGCCTGCAGCATCAGCTTGCCGACAGGCTCGGCGAGCCGGCTTGGAGCAGGCGCCTTGAGTAGAATCCCCACCACTTCAAGGCTGCGTGAACTGCATTGCAAAGAGGGGCGCATGCGTTGCAGGTAATCCTCAACCTGCTGACAGGAGCGTGGCACATCGCGCGCCCCCAGGCGTTCGGCGATCAGGGCGATCTCGGTGTAATAGGCATCCTGATCGGCACGTGAAAGGTGGGGGTCGCGGTAACGCAAGTGGGCAGCGAGAAAGCTGCTGACTTCGGCCACGTGTACCCAGGTCAGCAGATCTGGGTCGCTGGCAGCGTAGGGCGTGCCGTCAGGGGCGGTGCCGGTTACCTGCAAATGGATGGTGCGCACTTTGTCGAGCAGCCATTCGGCATCGCGGGTTGAGCCGAAGGTTGTCCCGGAAATGAATTGGCTGGTGCGGCGCAGGCGCCCGAGCAGGTCTTCGCGGAAGTTGGAATGGTCCCACACCCCGGCCAGCGCCAGCGGGTGCAACAGCTGCAGCATCAAGGCACCGATGCCGCCGACCAGCATGCTTGGGAAGTCGCCATGTACTTGCCAACTGATGCTGTGCGGGCCGAACAGGCCAGGGTCACCCTTGGGTGATTCGAGGTCGAGCTGGCCGAGGGCCAGCCCGGTAAGGCTCATGACCTGGGTTTCGATGCGGCGGCGTAGAGCTTCCATGGCGTCCTGTGTCGCAGGGCGGCCATGGCAGCTGGCGGCCCGCTATTGATTGAGGCGTTTATCGATCAGCTCTTGTACCACGCTCGGGTCGGCCAGGGTCGAGGTATCGCCGAGGGTGTCCAGTTCATTGCAAGCGATCTTGCGCAGTATACGCCGCATGATCTTACCCGACCGGGTCTTGGGCAAGGCCGGCGCCCACTGGATCAGCTCGGGCTTGGCGAAGCTGCCAATCTCCTTGCTGACCAACGCCAGCAGTTTCTCCTTGAGCGTATCGTCCGGTGTGATGCCGCTCATGGGGGTGACGAAAGCGTAAACACCTTGGCCCTTGAGGTCATGGGGGTACCCCACCACCGCGGCCTCGGCGACGCTGTCGTGCAGCACCAGTGCGCTTTCTACCTCGGCCGTGCCGATTCGGTGGCCGGATACGTTGATCACATCATCGATGCGGCCTGTGATCCAGTAGTCGCCGTCGGCATCCCGGCGCGCGCCATCGCCTGTGAAGTAGTAGCCAGGCATGGGCTTGAAGTAGGTGTCGACCATGCGCTGGTGGTCGCCATAGACGCTGCGGATCTGCCCCGGCCAGCTGGCCTTGATCACCAGCAGGCCGGCGCCTGGGCCTTCTATAGGCTTGCCCTGTTCGTCCAGCAGCGCCGGTTGTACCCCGAACATCGGTTGGGTGGCGCATCCGGGCTTGAGTGTGCGATCGCCCGGCAGAGGGGTAAGCATGATCCCGCCGGTTTCGGTCTGCCACCAAGTGTCGACGATGGGGCAGCGCTTTTGCCCGACCGCTTCGAAATACCACTCCCAGGCTTCCGGGTTGATGGGTTCGCCAACACTGCCAAGCAGGCGCAGGCTTTGGCGAGAGGTGCCTTGCAACGGGGCTGAGCCCTCACGCATCAGGGCGCGCAGAGCGGTAGGCGCGGTGTAGAAGATGTTGACCTGGTGCTTGTCCACCACCTGCCAGAAGCGCGAGGTGTCCGGGTAGTTGGGTACGCCTTCGAACATCAGCGAAATTGCACCATTGGCCAGGGGGCCATAGACGATGTAACTGTGGCCGGTGACCCAGCCGACGTCCGCGGTGCACCAGAACACCTCGCCATCGCGGTAGTCGAACACCACCTTGAAGGTCATGGTCGCCTGCAGCAGGTAGCCGGCGGTGGTGTGCAGCACGCCCTTGGGCTTGCCGGTGCTGCCGGAGGTGTACAGGATGAACAGTGGGTCTTCGGCCTGCATTGGCTCTGGCGGGCAGTCGTCGCCGGCGTGCTCGGTGGCTTCGTGATACCAGAGGTCGCGGCCCTCGCTCCAGGCTACACCGGCCCCAGTGCGGCGCACCACGAAGACACTGTCGACCGCTGGGCAGCTGGTCAGCGCCTTGTCGACGTTGTGCTTGAGCGGGATGCGTTTACCACCACGAACACCTTCATCGGCGGTGATCACGGTGTGGCAATCGGCATCGAGAATTCGATCACGCAGCGCGTCGGGCGAGAATCCGCCGAACACCACCGAATGGATTGCGCCAATGCGGGTGCAGGCCAGCATGGCATAGGCGGCTTCAGGGATCATCGGCATGTAAATGCA
Proteins encoded in this region:
- a CDS encoding oxygenase MpaB family protein, which gives rise to MEALRRRIETQVMSLTGLALGQLDLESPKGDPGLFGPHSISWQVHGDFPSMLVGGIGALMLQLLHPLALAGVWDHSNFREDLLGRLRRTSQFISGTTFGSTRDAEWLLDKVRTIHLQVTGTAPDGTPYAASDPDLLTWVHVAEVSSFLAAHLRYRDPHLSRADQDAYYTEIALIAERLGARDVPRSCQQVEDYLQRMRPSLQCSSRSLEVVGILLKAPAPSRLAEPVGKLMLQAGIDLLPDWAQAMLGLQQGPLQRRMVRLGLQRTAPILRWAMQDGSAHRARRRMGIE
- the acs gene encoding acetate--CoA ligase is translated as MFDIKQYPHALAVSQSVSLTPDEYQRLYRQSVDDPDTFWAEQAKRLDWVKPWSTVQQCDLNTGSARWFDGGQLNVSHNCIDRHLAQRGEQTALLWEGDDPKDSKAVTYRELHRQVCRLANALKARGVNKGDRVCIYMPMIPEAAYAMLACTRIGAIHSVVFGGFSPDALRDRILDADCHTVITADEGVRGGKRIPLKHNVDKALTSCPAVDSVFVVRRTGAGVAWSEGRDLWYHEATEHAGDDCPPEPMQAEDPLFILYTSGSTGKPKGVLHTTAGYLLQATMTFKVVFDYRDGEVFWCTADVGWVTGHSYIVYGPLANGAISLMFEGVPNYPDTSRFWQVVDKHQVNIFYTAPTALRALMREGSAPLQGTSRQSLRLLGSVGEPINPEAWEWYFEAVGQKRCPIVDTWWQTETGGIMLTPLPGDRTLKPGCATQPMFGVQPALLDEQGKPIEGPGAGLLVIKASWPGQIRSVYGDHQRMVDTYFKPMPGYYFTGDGARRDADGDYWITGRIDDVINVSGHRIGTAEVESALVLHDSVAEAAVVGYPHDLKGQGVYAFVTPMSGITPDDTLKEKLLALVSKEIGSFAKPELIQWAPALPKTRSGKIMRRILRKIACNELDTLGDTSTLADPSVVQELIDKRLNQ